TACGCAAAGAACATTCCGAATCACGACCAGATGATGCTTGCGAGTCTCAAGCAGGTGTTGCCGTTGTTCGACGTGGTGGTCTGCTCGACGCGCTACCTCGCGAGCCGCATCAAATCCGACCTGGGCGTAAACGCGGTGGTGATGCCGAATGGTATTTCAAAATCGCTGTTCGGGATGTCGCAGAGAACATCCGCCTTCACGGGAAAACCGAAGGTGATGTATGCCGGCAGTCTCGGGCACTTCACGGCCGAAATTCCGGGTGACCTCGAAGGCGCGTGGATTCCATGGATCCGCAAGCACATCGAAGACGAGAGCATCGACTTCCAGATTTTTGGCGAGCCGGATTTTCTGAAGGACCTCGACGGAAAATACACGAAGATTCCGTACACGAACTTCATGCAGTTTGCAGCGACGGCAGCGAGTTACAAGCCCGACTTTTTCCTGGCACCGCTCGCCACCAACAATTTCAACCGCGCAAAGAGCGACCTCAAGCTCAAAGAAGCGGCCGCACTCGGAGCAGTCTTTATCGGGAGCGATTTCGCAAGTTCCCCGTACAGCTACGCTCCGAAGGAACAGCTCATTGGCCCAAGCGCGACGGTCGAAGAACTCGACGCAATTTTCGCAAATTTCTGCAATCCGGAAAAATTTATGCAGGCGCTCAACTGGCAGTACCAGGCGATGGACGAAAAGCACTGGGCGCACGAAGATCCGGAATTCCAGAAAAAGTACGTCGCGACATATTTCGGTTAAGGGAGATTCCCTCCCGGAACGGGGTCCGGGATGACAAAGGTGGCGGGAATGACAGCAAGAAAAATTATTGTTTATCCCTAAGCTGGTCGGCGGCACGTGCAATATCGCGTTCGCGGATGGCTTCGTCCACTCGCTTGCGGAAAAGCGTCTCGGTATGGAACTGGAAAAGTTCCCGTTCGCGCGCGATATAAATTGAGAAGCACTTGATGTACAGGCCAAGGCTTACGACCGTCAAGATATTTTCAATTAAATCCTTAATGAACGAACCTTTGCCATCTACAAACATCACGGCAAAGCACCCGACCGACACAAGAATCCACGCTACCAAAAATTTCTTAGGAAAATTTTCTTTCAGAATACCACGTTCATGCATGCAGTCGTGCTGGCGATCCACGATGTCATTAAAAATCCAAAAGTGCAAAAGGAAACCGACAAACGGAATGCAGCTCAACAGAACAGCACCCATGGGAGAAAAATCCGTCACGGTCAAAACGCGCAAATTTTCAATTGTGCGATGCAGCCACGAAAAAAAGTAAACCAAAAAAGCAAACAGTGAAAAAAGCATTCCAAAACTGATCACGGCGCCAAAAGCGATGCGAACTAGAACCGAAGGCGTCACCAGGTTATCGTTCGACGCCGGGAAAGCGGCATTGATTGGCGAACTCCAAAAGAAATACAGGACAAAAATCATGAAAATTGATTTCATCCAAAAAAGAGCTCGTTCGCCACGTTTTGTATTGTCCTGCATAAGGCCTCCATACCGAAATATAATATATATAGGGCCAATATATCCTATTATTTTAGTAAATAACTAAATTTACAGTTGTTTATATTTTGTGATTATAAAATTACAAATATAAACATTCTAGCGACCTATTTTACAATTTATTCACTTTTCTAGTCCATGTTTCACGTGAAACCATAAAACTGTGGGAAAATTTATGAATTATCTATTAACAAAAAATTAAGTCGTAATGGAAATTTGCAATTATTTATTTATGTTAGTGAATATTTTTAAGTCCATTTATAAACATTACAAGTATATCTAGGCTATTCATTTTCAAACGAAATAGCAATTTTCATAAATTTATATAATCCGAAATTAGAATTGTTCCACGTGAAACAGGATTATTGTGGATTTTTTTTCATCGATTATAAACACAAGAAAGTAGCCAGCTCTTTAAAGTATTTTGGATGTGTTTTTTTTTCGAATAATAGTGGCAATTAAGTTTAAAAAAAATGCCGAGCTCGCAGGGAACTCGGTGTTAAAAAAGCTCACAGGTGAGGCGAGCAAAAGTAAAATTTAGAACTTCACAGTGCGCGGAGCTTCAGTGAAACTGCAGAACGTGGCGGTCGCATCCTTGAAATAGAGGACTTCGGTGTTTTCGTCATCCGGGGAATACATCGCCTTGAGTGACGGGTAATGTTCGAGCATGTCGACTTTCGGTTCACGGCGGTCATCGCGGACAAGCGTTCCGCTCAAACGTAACCACTTGCTGCCAAACTTATCCACGGCACAAAGCTGTACCTTGCCGTTTGCCTGGATTTGCTTCGAGACATTCTTAGACTTTCCTGTCTGGATGTAGAGTTTGCCTTCGAAAATGTTGATAGTTCCGAACGGACGGACTTTCGGCTGGTCGCCATCGACTGTTGCGAGGAAATAAGTACCAGCTTCCTTGATGAATTTTTCAACTTCTTCCATTTTAATTCTCCATTTGTTTTATTTCAATATACAAAAAATGTAGGGTATTGCTAGGGGTGTAAGCGATATATGCGACAAAGCGCCATCAATTGTAGATGAATGCACCTAGTGCGTGCCGACAGCTGATTTATAAACCGCTTCCATCCGTTCACCGAAACAACAGAAGATGACTTTCTTGACATTTTTTGCAGGGAAGTTTCGGACAGTTTTCACGGCAATCTCGGTAGCAGCCTCCCAAGGGTAGCCATAGACCCCACAAGATATAGCAGGGAAGGCAACCGTCTCGCAATTGTTTTCTTCGGCAAGTGCAAGGCAGTTTTCATAGCACGACCTCAAAAGCTCGGGTTCGCCATGCTGGCCATCATTATAAATCGGTCCCGGAGTATGGATCACAAACTTTGCCGGGAGCTTAAACCCAGGAGTGATTTTGGCCTGACCCGTCTCACAACCTTTTAGGGGAATACATGCCTGCAAAAGTTCCGGACCTGCTGCACGATGAATTGCACCATCGACACCGCCGCCACCCAACAGCGAACAGTTGGCAGCATTCACGATGGCATCGACTTTAAGCTTGGTAATATCGCCCTGGATAATTTCAATATCGATCATAAAAACCTCCGTATTTAAACCCAGATTCCGAGACCCGAAGGCAGGTTAAGAATGATGTTCATATATGTTCGTTTTGAATTTACCAAATATCCCATTTCGAAATTCAATAAATCAATGAATGCACCTACGCGGACAGACCCACCATATTCAAATCCGGTTTTCCTTTTATAACCGATTTCTGGCCCGACCGAAATCTTGCACATTGCCAAGAACCCATCAAAAAACATATACTGTATTGTGGGCTGCAAGTAAACACCAAATTTCGGTGCCCAAAGAGCCTGTGTTCTGAGAGTCCACACCCACGAATGTTTCGGAATCTCTTTTACTCGGGAGGTCGAAGCATAAAGAATATTGTAATCGCCAAATATCCAGTCGGCACCCACAGTAAAACTATTCATTCCGCCAATAAATAGATCCCAAGGAATCAGTGCAAGGCCGGATCCGTTCGAGTTAACTGCGGCATTTTCCATTTTTGGGGCATCATCGGCAAAGGATGCGTTCGCCATGAAAAGGACTATTAGATAGGGGAGTATAAATCGATATAGTTTCATGGAATTAAATATACTAATTATAATAGAAATCTGCGACTCTCGGCTCATGTGTTGGGACTACGATTACATCGTAGTCCTACACTCTGCGAATACCAAATAAAAACATACGAGTATGTTTTTGCTTGGTATTCTTGATTGTGTTTCACGTGAAACATGATATGTTTATGGAATTTTTTTCTATTCGAATTAGGTATATTGTTTATAGAGGTTTTATGAAGATTGAACATGTTGCCATCTGGGTTAAAGATATCGACAAGGTATGCGAGTTCTACCGGAAATATTTCGGCGGGGTAGTTCACTCGATTTACCATAACCCAGCAAAACAATTTACCAGCCGGTTCATCACCTTCGATGATGGTGCCCGCCTGGAAGTCATGCATCGCCCTGACATCATTGTAGGGATAGAAGAAATTGTTCCACGTGAAACACTGCCAGATACTCAACATCTTGGTTTCACCCATCTTTCCTTTTCCGTTGGTTCAAAAGAAGATGTAGACCATATGACCCAGCAAATGTCTTCCGATGGAATTTCCGTTGTAGGTCAACCGAGAACTACCGGCGATGGATATTATGAAAGTGTGGTACTCGATCCCAAAGGGAACAGAATAGAAATTACTATATGATTAAAAAGACCTTTACCATATTCCTTATATCTATATCTTTCGCCTTTGCAAATATATCTGCATTGGAAGATCCAGTGCAGGATTCCACTTTTTCTATAGACCTAAGCAACATCTACGAAAACAAATACAACCCTTTCCCGATTCTATTTCTAGGCGGAATAGGATATACATCTACCAAAAGAATTGAAGTGGATATACTTTGCATGAGCGCACAAAACTTGGGGAGCAAACTTTTCGGCATTGACAGACTACTTGCAGACTACACATTTTTACGATTCGATCGCAGGTTCGAAAGGACTGAAGGAGAAAAGAAAATCAATGAGTTTTCAATCGGAAGTGCAGTATCTTTAATAGGGTTTGCTTTTCTCGGAATGGCAGCTCCAGAAGAAAGCACTTTACAGAAAATAGCATTGGGAGGAGCGTGGCTTGCATCCGGTACAACAAAGTACATATTATACGGGAACAATCTTTCTGGAATTGCACTAGCCGAAAGTCATGCTATAGAATGGTTTCTCAGAAATGAGGGGAAAGAAAACGAATCTCATTATTCCGCCAAGGAATTTGGATTCATCGAAGAAGCGGGTATACAATTCGGAATTTTCTTTGCTCAAGTAACGGCAGGCGCATCTTTTGAAATAACCAACAAGCAACGCAACATCGGGTGGTTCTTTAAGATAATCGCAATTCCTTTCTTCGTGGAAAGCTTTTCGCGACAAGAATAAACCAAGAAATAATCTATGTTGGGACTATGGCAAAGCCATAGTCCTACACCCTTCGGTTTCCAAATAAAAATGTGCAAGCACATTTTTGCGACACTCGCCTCATGTTGGGACTACGATTATATCGTAGTCCTACGTACTTGGGTTCGGCAATGACCACACAAGTGTGGTCGCTGCACTCACCCTGCGTACGTTTCACGTGGAACATTTTAAATATGTATATTGTGCATTGAATGATATTAAAAGTCCTTACCATACTGCTTTTATCAATGAGCTTCGCTTTTGCCAACAGCGAAATCATCAAGGATACGTCTAAACAAAATCATGATCCATTTTTCGTTAATATGGTCGGTATCGGCTACACATCTTCCAACAAAATTGACATAAGCACAATTTCTTTTACCGGCAACAAATACTTCAATACAGATCGATTACTATTTGATATAACGCTTCTACGGCTCGACTTTTATTACAAAACCAAGGATAGGAGAAAAACCGCCGAAGTATCATACGGAAGTACAATAACAAACATGTGTATTTTGGGTTATTATCTTTTTAACCTAGATAGCAAAATATGGGAAACTGCCGTACCAATAGCTTTTTGGTTATCTTCAGGATCATCCAAATTTATTTTGCTGGGTGACAATTCTTTAGGTATAGCACTTGCCGAAAGTCATGTTTTTGAATGGTTCTTAAAATCCACAGAAGATGAAGACGGAGATAAAAGCTACGCTTTCAATGAAGTTGGATTCGTGGAAGAAATCGGAGTCCAATTCAATCTGAGCCGGATATTTTTGACCTCAGGTATATCCATAGAAAAGACAAACAAGAGGAGCAATTTTTCGTGGTTTGTCAGAATATTCACCTGGCCTGTTTTCTTTGATTAAAAAAAATTCACCTTAACAATTTTTGTGCAAGCATGCTTTCCGCAACTCTCACCTTAACAAGTTTTGGGCATAGCCCGAAACTGGCGCCTCAGCTATGAAATGTATGCAAGCATACATTTCGCAGCATTCGGCTTAACAGTTTTTGGACTTCGTCCGAACTATGGCGGTTTGAATATGAAGACTGTGCAAGCACGTCTTCGCATTCAAACCTTAACAAGTTCTCAACATTTATCAAAATGTTATCAACAACTATTTTATGAATTTTAGGGAGCGGGGGAGTTTGTGAATTGTTTTCTAAAAAAGTTATACTAAATTTCAATTCGGATCGAAAATGTTTGGACACTTCGTGTCCTACCTTAATCGCCTCGGTCATAGAACATACAAGTATGTTCTGCGACTCTCGGCTCATAAGGTTTCACGTGAAACATTTTCTGTTTAAATATCACTGGATCCTTCGACTTCGCAACTTCATTGCTTCGCTCAGGATGACAGTGGCATCTGAAAAAAGCCTATCCCTATACTAAACTCGGGATGGCAATGTGAGAAAACTTGAGTTACAGAACTAACAAAGCGCAGCAAAATCTCTTGAACCAGTTCCTTTCGGAACATGGTGTACAGCTGTCCGAAGAGACCCTCGACAAGCTTTATCAGTTTGCAGACTTGGTGGTGGACACCAAGGAATATGGCAACTTGATTTCGGCAAAGGATTCCGAGAAGTTTTTGAGCAGGCACATCGCCGACTCGCTCGTCCCGTTTGTGTTTATGGGGAAGGAAATTTCCGCTCAGGGTGGCAAACTCCGTTGGGCCGATATGGGTGCTGGTGCAGGTTGCCCAGTTTTCCCGCTTGCGATTGCCATGCCAAACGTGCAATTCTATGCGGTTGAACCACGCCACATGCGCGTGAACTTTATGCAGATGGTCAAGGAAAAACTCCACTTGGACAACTTGACTGTCGTCGGCAAGCGCTTTGAAACTTCCGGCCTGACCGACCTTGACTTTATCAGCTGCCGTGCCCTCTCGACTTTCGAAAACGACTGGGAACGCGCTAAAGTTGGACTCAAGAAAGATGGCACATTCGTCACTCTCAAGAGTTTCAACAACATTGCCCATTTGGAAAATGATCCGAAAGTGCATATCCAGAAGTATGAACTTCCAGAAGAAGAACAGGTGTACGCTCTAGTCACCCGAGGTAATAATGACTAAAATTATCGCCATATGCAACCAAAAAGGTGGCGTCGGTAAAACTACTACGGCCGTGAACTTGGCCGCGAGTTTTGCAGCCCTTGAAAAAAAGACACTTCTTTTAGACATGGACCCGCAGGGTAATGCCTCTCAAGGTCTCGGTTTCATGGAATCCCAGGACATGGATATCCACGAAATTCTGGACATGGCTGGTAATCCGGACAACCTCACGCTCGAAAACATCAAGCCCGCCATCTTGGATACGTCACTTGAATACCTCAAGGTCATCACTTCTGGACCGGACCTCGCCGTCATGGAAATTGAACTTGTCAACGCCATGAGCCGTGAACGCAGACTTGAACGCGTGATGAACGTTCTCAAGCAGGAGTTCGATTTTATCATCATCGACGCTCCTCCGAGCCTGAACTTACTCACAATTAATACACTGACGGCCGCAACGAGCGTGCTCATTCCGGTGCAGTGTGAATATTATGCATTGCAGGGTATGACTGAACTTTTCAAGACCATCCGTGAAGTCCAGAAGAATCTGAACTCCAACTTGAAAATCGAAGGCGCCCTCCTCACGATGTACGATTCCCGTCTGAGTCTTTCGAAGCAGGTTGCCGAAGAAGTTCGCGAAAACTTGAGCGACACTGTTTTCCAGACGATGATTCCGCGCAACGTGAAACTCTCCGAAGCTCCGTCCCACGGCAAGCCGGTCATCCTTTACGATGTGCAGAGCACAGGTTCGCAGTCGTACATGAAACTCGCCGAAGAAATATTGAATAAGGAAAAATAGAACTTAGAGCTTAGAACTTAGAGCTTAGTATTTTTTCTAAGTTCTGCCAACTAAATATTCTAGCAACTATTAACTACTAATTGAGAACTAAAAAATGGGTAAACAAGCACTTGGTCGCGGTCTCTCTGCAATTTTTAAGGCACACGATGTTCTCGGCAACTCTGTCGATAACGCTATCAACAATACCGCTGCTCCTGAAAACGCACAGCAGGACAACCAGAAAATCGTCGAAATCAACATCGACTTGATTGACCCGAACCCGTTCCAGCCGCGTAAGTTCTTCGACGACGACGAACTTGTCGAACTTGCTGAAACCATCGAAAAGCACGGACTCATCCAGCCGATTGCTGTCCGCAAGGTGGGCGACCGTTATCAGATTATCAGCGGTGAACGCCGTACTCGTGCATCGAAACTTGCCAACTGCAGAACCATCAAGGCTCAGGTTTACGAAAATCTCGACGACAAGACCATGAGCGAATGGGCTCTCATCGAGAACATCCAGCGTGTGGACTTGAACCCGATTGAAGTGGCACAGTCTTACCAGCAGTTGATTGACAACCACAACTACACGCACGACGACTTGGCCAAAACAGTCGGCAAGTCCCGTTCCGCCATCACAAACGCACTTCGTCTTTTGAAGCTCCCAAACCAGGTCCAGGCCTGGATTCAGGAAGGCAAACTTGCAGGCGGTGCCGCCCGTGCTCTCTGCAGTGAAAAAATTGCAGACTCGGAAGCTCTCGCAAAGCGCGTCATCGAAGAAGGATTGAACGTCCGCCAGATCGAAGCTATTGCCCGTGGCGAAGATCCGTTTGCTCAGACGAGAGACGAGAGTGGAGAGACGAGAGAAGCGGAACCTGAAAATGTCGCAGCCGCTTCCGAAGAAGATGAAATGCCGGAAGTCCACGGCAGCGAACCGAGGCCGAAGCCGGAACTCAGCGCCGACCTTAAGAACTTCGAAAACAGGCTCGAAACATTCTTCGGTACAAAGGTTGCAC
This is a stretch of genomic DNA from Fibrobacter sp. UBA4297. It encodes these proteins:
- a CDS encoding pyridoxamine 5'-phosphate oxidase family protein — protein: MEEVEKFIKEAGTYFLATVDGDQPKVRPFGTINIFEGKLYIQTGKSKNVSKQIQANGKVQLCAVDKFGSKWLRLSGTLVRDDRREPKVDMLEHYPSLKAMYSPDDENTEVLYFKDATATFCSFTEAPRTVKF
- a CDS encoding 16S rRNA (guanine(527)-N(7))-methyltransferase RsmG, giving the protein MSYRTNKAQQNLLNQFLSEHGVQLSEETLDKLYQFADLVVDTKEYGNLISAKDSEKFLSRHIADSLVPFVFMGKEISAQGGKLRWADMGAGAGCPVFPLAIAMPNVQFYAVEPRHMRVNFMQMVKEKLHLDNLTVVGKRFETSGLTDLDFISCRALSTFENDWERAKVGLKKDGTFVTLKSFNNIAHLENDPKVHIQKYELPEEEQVYALVTRGNND
- a CDS encoding ParB/RepB/Spo0J family partition protein, producing the protein MGKQALGRGLSAIFKAHDVLGNSVDNAINNTAAPENAQQDNQKIVEINIDLIDPNPFQPRKFFDDDELVELAETIEKHGLIQPIAVRKVGDRYQIISGERRTRASKLANCRTIKAQVYENLDDKTMSEWALIENIQRVDLNPIEVAQSYQQLIDNHNYTHDDLAKTVGKSRSAITNALRLLKLPNQVQAWIQEGKLAGGAARALCSEKIADSEALAKRVIEEGLNVRQIEAIARGEDPFAQTRDESGETREAEPENVAAASEEDEMPEVHGSEPRPKPELSADLKNFENRLETFFGTKVALNPNAKDQTKGTIVINYYSMDDLTRIQEIMDNR
- a CDS encoding ParA family protein, producing MTKIIAICNQKGGVGKTTTAVNLAASFAALEKKTLLLDMDPQGNASQGLGFMESQDMDIHEILDMAGNPDNLTLENIKPAILDTSLEYLKVITSGPDLAVMEIELVNAMSRERRLERVMNVLKQEFDFIIIDAPPSLNLLTINTLTAATSVLIPVQCEYYALQGMTELFKTIREVQKNLNSNLKIEGALLTMYDSRLSLSKQVAEEVRENLSDTVFQTMIPRNVKLSEAPSHGKPVILYDVQSTGSQSYMKLAEEILNKEK
- a CDS encoding VOC family protein gives rise to the protein MKIEHVAIWVKDIDKVCEFYRKYFGGVVHSIYHNPAKQFTSRFITFDDGARLEVMHRPDIIVGIEEIVPRETLPDTQHLGFTHLSFSVGSKEDVDHMTQQMSSDGISVVGQPRTTGDGYYESVVLDPKGNRIEITI
- a CDS encoding O-acetyl-ADP-ribose deacetylase: MIDIEIIQGDITKLKVDAIVNAANCSLLGGGGVDGAIHRAAGPELLQACIPLKGCETGQAKITPGFKLPAKFVIHTPGPIYNDGQHGEPELLRSCYENCLALAEENNCETVAFPAISCGVYGYPWEAATEIAVKTVRNFPAKNVKKVIFCCFGERMEAVYKSAVGTH